A genomic segment from Acidimicrobiales bacterium encodes:
- a CDS encoding mandelate racemase/muconate lactonizing enzyme family protein, translating to MKIVAIDVFQHDLPVRGPVEGAPYRMAVQDVWHLDTTIVRLQCDDGTVGYGETCPLGSTYQPQHALGARAALAELVPHLLGLDPTAVGRVEAAMDAALMGHRYAKAAVDVACWDATGKAYGVRVCDLLGGAVRERVPSYHGVLIASPEDSAADADARQAEGFFRIQLKVGGRPVEEDVAALRAVAATLRPGVRLAADANKGWATRDAIQVSQACRDIPMVIEQPCDTYEENASLVGKVCHPIYLDESATDLGAVVAAIGQRVADGFGMKVSRVGGISAMRAVRDVCAAARRPHTVDDTWGGDLVAAASLHVGATVDPANFEGTWIAEPYVDGHYDVEHGIRLDGGWIDLPPGPGLGITPDESLWGDPVLSFS from the coding sequence ATGAAGATTGTCGCCATTGACGTGTTCCAGCACGACCTGCCCGTGAGGGGACCCGTGGAGGGTGCGCCCTACCGGATGGCGGTGCAGGACGTCTGGCACCTGGACACGACCATCGTTCGCCTCCAGTGCGACGACGGAACCGTGGGCTACGGAGAGACCTGCCCTCTGGGATCGACCTACCAGCCCCAGCACGCCCTGGGGGCCCGGGCCGCACTGGCCGAACTGGTCCCGCACCTCCTTGGACTGGACCCGACGGCAGTCGGCCGGGTGGAGGCGGCCATGGACGCCGCCCTCATGGGGCACCGGTACGCCAAGGCCGCCGTGGACGTGGCTTGCTGGGACGCCACCGGCAAGGCGTACGGGGTGCGGGTGTGCGACCTACTGGGCGGGGCCGTGCGCGAGCGGGTGCCGTCCTACCATGGGGTCCTGATCGCCTCACCGGAGGATTCGGCCGCCGATGCCGACGCCCGCCAGGCCGAGGGCTTCTTCCGGATCCAACTCAAGGTCGGTGGTCGACCGGTAGAGGAGGACGTCGCGGCGCTTCGAGCCGTGGCCGCCACGCTGCGTCCCGGTGTGCGCCTAGCCGCGGATGCGAACAAGGGGTGGGCTACCCGAGACGCCATTCAGGTGTCACAGGCCTGCCGGGACATCCCCATGGTGATCGAACAGCCATGCGACACCTATGAGGAGAACGCCTCGTTGGTCGGGAAGGTCTGCCACCCGATCTACCTGGACGAGTCGGCCACTGACCTAGGCGCGGTGGTGGCGGCTATTGGGCAGCGGGTGGCCGACGGGTTCGGTATGAAGGTCAGTCGGGTCGGAGGCATCAGCGCCATGCGGGCCGTGCGCGACGTGTGTGCGGCGGCCCGGCGGCCCCACACCGTGGACGACACGTGGGGTGGCGACTTGGTGGCCGCTGCTTCATTGCACGTGGGGGCCACCGTGGATCCGGCCAACTTTGAGGGAACGTGGATCGCCGAGCCCTACGTGGACGGCCACTACGACGTCGAGCACGGCATTCGTCTCGACGGCGGGTGGAT